The DNA sequence GGCCACAACGCCTGCCGGGCAGGCCGGCATCCTGCACGGCGACGCCAGCTCGGTGCCGGCGTTCCGCTGGTACGAGAAGGACACCGACCGGCTGATCGTCACCAACCGGCCGCGGGACGCCGCGGAGGTGGAGCGGCGGTTGTCGGACGGCGACGGGCTGCTGCGTGACGGTGGCGTGAGCATCAGCAACGTGTTCTCCGGCGACGCGCCGACGACGCTGTTCACGATCAGCCGGGCGGCGTTGCCGGGGCGGCGGACGCGCGGCTACGCGGCGTTCATGACGAGCCCGTACGGCTTCACCCGGGCGGTGGTCCTCGGGTTCGGCCGGATGATCAAGGAGGTGCACCAGGCGCGGATCCAGCGGCGCCGTGACATCCGTCCCCGGGTGGGGCGGGCCGGCGCGTTCCTCGCCCTGCGTCCGCTGACCGCGTTGCTGCGCGACCTCAACGTCACGCTGATCGCCGAGCAGATGGCGCGCGGCGCCCCGGTGATCTTCTGCGACTTCGTCGACTACGACGAGGTGGCGCACCATGCCGGCCCGGCGCGGCCGGAGGCCCTCGAGGCGTTGACCGAACTCGACCAGATGCTCGGCATGTTGCAGCGGCTGGCGACCGAGGCCGACCGGGACTACCACCTGGTGGTGCTCTCCGACCACGGTCAGAGCCAGGGCGCGACGTTCCAGCAGCGGTACGGCGAGACCCTCACCCAGTTGGTCGGCCGGCTGACCGGCACGCTGGCCACGCCCGAGCCGGACCCGGAGCCCGCCGAGGGCCTGCCCGCACCGGACCGGCCGGTGCGGGTCGGGCACACCGACCAGGCCGTCCGGGCACCGGTGACCCGCTCGACCCAGGTCGACCAGCCGGCGCCGGGCACGACCACGGAGGTGGACACCGACGACGGCCGGCCGGTCGTCGGGGCGGCGCCGCCGCTGCGGGCCGCCCGGCCACGCCACCCCCGGCACCGGCACCGGCCGATCGGGCACCGGCTCGGCGACGGCGTGCGGGCCGCCCGGGCCGACCGTTCGCAGCCACCCCGGGCCGCCGCGGCGACCGGCGCCGTCGAGACGTGGGGACCGGTCAACACGCTGCTCACCGAGATCGCCGGCCAGCCGGGGGCGGGTGCCGCGGCGACCCGGGCGGCGGTGCGGTCCCGCACGACGGACCGCCAGGTGACGCTCGGGCCGGCCGGAGCGGAGACCCGCGCCGCGGCCCGCCCGGAGACCGACTCGGTGGTGGTGGCGTCGGGCAACCTGGCCATGATCTATCTCCCCCACCACCCGGGACGCCTCGACCGCGACGAGATCGAGGCCGCGCATCCCGGGCTGGTGGCCGGATTGGCCGCCCACCCCGGCATCGGGCTGGTGGTCGTCGACGACGGCGAGCGGGGTCCGGTGGCGGTCGGTCACCGGGGCGAGCACCGGTTGGGTGACGGCGTGGTCACCGGAGAGGACCCGCTGCGGGGCTACGGGCCGCGGGCCCGCGCCGACCTGCTACGCCACCAGGGGATCGACCACGTCGGCGACCTGGTGGTGATCAGCGCGATCGACCCCGGCACCGACGAGGTGGCGGCGTTCGAGGAGTTGGTCGGCAGTCACGGCGGGCTGGGCGGCTGGCAGACGGACGCGGTGCTGCTGCACCCGATCGGCTGGCGGGTCGAGGAACCGGAGCTGGTCGGGCCGGACAGCGTCTACCGCCAGCTGATCCGCTGGCTGGAACAGCTCGGCCTGCGCGAGCGGTCAGTGCCCGCGGCGGGCCTGCACGAAGCTGATCAACTGGGTGGCGAGCAGCACCACGACCACCGCGACGAGAACGCTCTGCCACGGTTCGGGGAAGATCGCGCCGCCGAAGATGCCGATTCCGGCGTACACCGCTGACCACAGGAGGCAGGCGGGTGCGTTGGCGAGGGCGAAGCGTCGCCAGTCGACGCCGGTCACGGCGATGGTCAGCAGCACCGGGATGCGCCCGCCGGGCAGCAGCCGGGAGACGAGCAGCACCGGGATTTCCCGCTCCCGCAGCCGGTCGGCGAGGTCGTCGAGCCGGTGGCCGGTGCGCAGCCACCGCACCCGGCGGGCGAACTGTTCCCCGCCCCACCGGCAGACGAGGTAGGTGACCGCGTCGCCGACGTAGGCGCCGACCGCGCCGGTCAGCACGACGACGACGGTGGTCAGCGGGTGGCCGTGGAAGGCGAGGGCGGCGGCGGCGCTGACCGCCGCGCCGGTCGGCACGACCGGTACGACCGCGCCGAACGCCACGACCACGAACAGCCAGGGCAGCCCGTAGAGAACGTCGGTCACGGGTACGGGTCCAGGGTCAGGCTGGCGCCGGGCACGAGTTCGGTGACCCGGGTGTCGGGGGCGGTGGCGGCGGCGTGCCGGGCGAACCGGGCGCCGGGTTCGTGGAACATGTACGGCCGTACGCGGGCCATGCCGACCGGCCAGAACGTACCGAAGTGGATGGGTACGGCGTGCCGGGGCGAGCTGCGCCGGACGGCCTCGGCGGCGGTGACCGGGTCGAGGTGGCCGTGGCCGAGGGTGGGTCCCCAGCCGCCGACCGGGATCAGGGCGAGGTCGAGGGGGCCGAGGTCGGACATCTCGTCGAACAGCCCGGTGTCGCCGGCGAACCAGGTGTCGGCGGCGCCGTGCACGGTGTAGCCGACGGCCAGCGCGCGGTGCCGGGACCAGGGGCCGCGGCCGCCGTGGTGGGCGGCGGGCACGGCCCGGATGCGCAGCGCGCCGACGGTGGTCTCCTCGCCGGGGGCGAGTTCGACGCAGCGGCCCGCGGCGGCGGGGCCGAGGGCGCGCCGCAGGAAGGTGCCGGCGCCGGCCGGTACGACGATCGTGACGTGTGGCGGCAGGCGGCGCAGGGACGGCAGGTCGAGGTGGTCGGCGTGCAGGTGCGAGACGATGACGGCGTCGGGGGCGCCGGGCAGCAGCGGGGTCGGGCCGCGCATCCGGCGCAGGTGCGCGACCCGGTTGCCGAGCACCGGGTCGGTCAGCACGCGTACGCCGGAGTCCTCGATCCAGACCGTGCTGTGGCCCCACCAGGTGACGTGGACGGTGGTTGTCACCCCGACACCGTACGGCTCCCGGCCCGCTTGCGTTGATCAAGGGCTAATCGTGGGAGTTTTGTCGGAATCCACCCACGACAACTCCTTGATCAGCGGGTCGGGGCGGGTGAGGGCGGGGCGGGGGCGGCGGGGGGTGGTTCGGCGCGGGCGGCCCAGGCGCGGGCCAGTGCGGCGCAGACGATCAGCTGGATCTGGTGGAACAGCATCATCGGCAGCAGGAGCAGCCCGAGGTTGGCCCCACTGAACAGTACGGTGGCCATCGGCAGACCGGTGGCCAGGCTCTTCTTCGAGCCACAGAACACGATGGTCACCCGGTCCGCGCGGGAGAAGCCGAGCAGCCGGGCGGCCCCGTACGCCAGGCCCAGCACGGTGGCGAGCAGCGCGCCCACGACGAGCAGCAGTCCGGCCAGCCGGCCGGGCGAGATCTGCTGCCAGATCCCGGCGACGACACCGGCGCTGAACGCGGTGTAGACCACC is a window from the Polymorphospora rubra genome containing:
- a CDS encoding MBL fold metallo-hydrolase, giving the protein MTTTVHVTWWGHSTVWIEDSGVRVLTDPVLGNRVAHLRRMRGPTPLLPGAPDAVIVSHLHADHLDLPSLRRLPPHVTIVVPAGAGTFLRRALGPAAAGRCVELAPGEETTVGALRIRAVPAAHHGGRGPWSRHRALAVGYTVHGAADTWFAGDTGLFDEMSDLGPLDLALIPVGGWGPTLGHGHLDPVTAAEAVRRSSPRHAVPIHFGTFWPVGMARVRPYMFHEPGARFARHAAATAPDTRVTELVPGASLTLDPYP
- a CDS encoding VTT domain-containing protein — encoded protein: MTDVLYGLPWLFVVVAFGAVVPVVPTGAAVSAAAALAFHGHPLTTVVVVLTGAVGAYVGDAVTYLVCRWGGEQFARRVRWLRTGHRLDDLADRLREREIPVLLVSRLLPGGRIPVLLTIAVTGVDWRRFALANAPACLLWSAVYAGIGIFGGAIFPEPWQSVLVAVVVVLLATQLISFVQARRGH